Proteins encoded in a region of the Scomber scombrus chromosome 16, fScoSco1.1, whole genome shotgun sequence genome:
- the LOC133996663 gene encoding dysbindin-like produces the protein MSTSPGATDGSQRNSLELDGEHAQRVPGAEQGGAPPPQVKLKERQKFFEEAFQQDMEQYLSTGYLQIAERREPIGSMSSMEVNVDMLEQMDLMDMSDHEALDVFLHSGGEDNSAASPVTGPDIESFTTEISLQVPTQAELRHKLSSLSSTCTDSASQDTEAGEEDEDEEEEQTEQGGGGGGVGGSVRGRRRRPPVVVTLDEEEVHPDTVLVDSLDQENQTSKDCEKSRSEV, from the exons TGGAGCTGGATGGGGAGCATGCACAAAGAGTCCCCGGGGCAGAACagggaggggccccaccccccCAGGTCAAGCTGAAAGAACGGCAGAAGTTCTTTGAGGAGGCCTTCCAGCAAGACATGGAGCAGTATTTGTCCACTGGGTACTTACAGATCgctgagaggagag AGCCAATAGGAAGCATGTCATCTATGGAGGTGAACGTGGACATGCTGGAGCAGATGGATCTGATGGACATGTCTGATCATGAGGCCCTGGATGTGTTTCTGCACTCTGGAGGAGAGGACAACAGCGCTGCCTCTCCTGTCACAG GTCCAGACATTGAGTCCTTCACCACAGAAATCAGTCTCCAGGTTCCCACCCAGGCTGAGCTACGCCACAAGCTTTCTTCCCTTTCGTCCACCTGCACCGACTCAGCCAGCCAGGACACGGAGGcgggagaggaggatgaggatgaggaagaggagcagactgagcaaggaggaggaggaggaggcgtcGGAGGATCGGTGCGTGGAAGGAGGAGAAGGCCCCCGGTGGTGGTGACACTGGATGAAGAGGAGGTGCACCCCGATACAGTGCTGGTGGACAGCCTGGACCAAGAGAACCAAACCAGTAAAGACTGTGAGAAGAGCAGGTCGGAGGTTTGA